In Collimonas arenae, a single genomic region encodes these proteins:
- a CDS encoding H-NS histone family protein, with product MDLSGLSVGELRALQDQVKQALKDREHQEQTKAREQILAIAQSAGISLQDLLGAQSRGKGATSKAKVAVRYRHPLDATLQWTGRGRQPKWVQDWVASGQSLDAVRV from the coding sequence ATGGATTTATCTGGATTATCAGTTGGTGAGCTGCGTGCGTTACAGGATCAGGTCAAACAAGCCTTGAAAGATCGGGAACACCAGGAGCAAACCAAGGCACGCGAGCAAATCCTGGCGATTGCACAAAGTGCAGGCATTTCTCTGCAAGATTTACTCGGTGCACAATCCCGTGGCAAAGGCGCGACCTCCAAAGCCAAAGTGGCGGTGCGCTATCGGCATCCATTAGATGCTACGTTGCAATGGACCGGCCGTGGCCGTCAGCCTAAATGGGTGCAGGATTGGGTCGCATCGGGACAGTCTTTAGACGCAGTGCGCGTATAG
- a CDS encoding phosphomannomutase/phosphoglucomutase has translation MLPLSKSIFKAYDIRGVVGVTLDAGIARQIGRAFGSAACAKGESTVIIGRDGRLSGLELVTALATGLQDAGVDVVDLGVVVTPMVYFATHVLGAQSGIMVTGSHNPPDYNGFKMVLAGEAIYGEAIQQLYQAVANGSAKPTMVVPSGSYRQHDIKDAYLQRIVSDTHLVRPMKIVADCGNGVAGAFAGELYRALGCEVDELFCEVDGTFPNHHPDPAHPENLQDVIRALKNSDAEIGLAFDGDGDRLGVVTKDGQIIYPDRQLMLFAADVLTRNQGKEILYDVKCTRHLAPWIAEHGGKPLMWKTGHSLVKAKMRETAAPLGGEMSGHIFFKDRWYGFDDGLYAGARLLELLSREANPSAVLNALPQSSSTPELHLKLEEGENFGLIEKLQAEAKFPGSDDIIKIDGLRVEYADGFGLARSSNTTPVVVMRFEAESEQALLRIQAEFKRVILAAKPDAALPF, from the coding sequence ATGCTCCCACTCTCTAAATCGATATTCAAGGCCTACGACATTCGCGGTGTAGTAGGCGTCACCCTGGATGCTGGGATCGCTCGTCAAATCGGTCGGGCATTTGGTAGTGCCGCTTGCGCCAAAGGCGAGTCCACTGTGATTATCGGCCGCGATGGACGCCTCTCCGGCCTTGAACTTGTCACCGCCTTGGCTACCGGTTTGCAGGATGCCGGTGTGGACGTGGTGGATCTTGGCGTAGTGGTAACGCCGATGGTTTATTTTGCCACTCACGTATTGGGTGCACAGTCCGGCATCATGGTTACAGGCAGTCATAATCCTCCCGATTACAACGGCTTCAAGATGGTGCTTGCCGGTGAAGCGATTTATGGTGAAGCCATCCAGCAGCTATATCAAGCCGTCGCAAACGGCAGTGCCAAGCCTACTATGGTAGTGCCTAGCGGTAGCTATCGTCAGCACGACATCAAAGATGCTTATCTGCAGCGGATCGTCAGCGATACACACCTGGTGCGGCCGATGAAGATCGTGGCCGATTGCGGCAACGGCGTCGCCGGCGCTTTTGCCGGTGAACTGTATCGTGCGCTTGGTTGTGAGGTGGATGAGTTGTTCTGCGAGGTGGATGGTACTTTTCCTAACCATCATCCCGATCCCGCGCATCCCGAAAACCTGCAAGATGTGATTCGTGCCTTGAAGAATTCCGATGCTGAAATCGGATTGGCGTTCGATGGCGACGGCGATCGCCTGGGGGTTGTCACCAAGGATGGTCAGATCATCTATCCGGATCGTCAATTGATGCTGTTTGCAGCAGATGTATTGACGCGCAATCAGGGTAAAGAGATTCTGTATGACGTCAAATGCACGCGCCATCTTGCGCCGTGGATCGCCGAGCATGGCGGCAAACCGCTGATGTGGAAAACTGGCCATTCGCTGGTGAAGGCCAAGATGCGTGAAACAGCTGCGCCGCTGGGCGGCGAAATGAGTGGGCATATTTTCTTCAAGGACCGCTGGTATGGCTTTGACGATGGCTTGTATGCCGGTGCGCGCTTGCTGGAATTGCTCAGCAGGGAAGCGAATCCGTCTGCGGTACTGAACGCGTTGCCGCAATCATCCAGTACACCGGAGCTGCACTTGAAACTGGAAGAGGGGGAGAATTTTGGCTTGATTGAGAAATTGCAAGCTGAGGCAAAATTTCCAGGATCTGACGACATCATCAAGATCGATGGCTTACGGGTTGAATATGCAGACGGCTTCGGTCTGGCTCGGTCTTCCAATACCACGCCGGTGGTCGTGATGCGCTTCGAAGCTGAGTCCGAGCAAGCGCTGTTACGTATTCAGGCTGAATTCAAGCGCGTGATTCTGGCTGCCAAGCCGGATGCTGCGCTTCCCTTTTAA
- a CDS encoding polysaccharide biosynthesis protein, which yields MISFLSLSRFQKQVIAASADLVMLPLTFCLAIWLRHDGLSSWLLHQYGLLIVMAPLISIPIFIKLGLYRAVVRFIDHKIVYVVVLGVTLSVITLGALGTFTQTAGYSRAVFGIYWVSAILYVAASRFLARGYLLRISGATGAVPVVIYGAGQAGSQLASALRVGNEYLPVAFVDDKKELHRATIAGIKVFSANDLPGLIARYNLKEVLLAMPSVSKLQQKHILDQLEPLKVKIKVTPPIKSLINGELRVQDIREVEIEDLLGRDPVEPNPELISACIVNKSVLVTGAGGSIGSELCRQIIRQRPSRLILLEMSEFGLYAIEQELSELQRSLGLSIELLPFLGSVLETEKCTRIMRTFSVETVYHAAAYKHVPLVEHNPIEGIRNNVFGTLSVAKAALQAGVKSFVLISTDKAVRPTNVMGSTKRFAELILQAFSRVQVKGASKTRFCMVRFGNVLGSSGSVVPLFRKQIMAGGPITLTHPEITRYFMTIPEAAQLVLQAGAMGQGGDVFVLDMGDPVKIIDLATRMVHLSGLEVLSDLSPDGTIEINHVGLRPGEKLYEELLIGENVEGTEHPLIMRAQEVEIPWAILEDLLSKLDDSCNRFAYEEVRELLLRTVAEYSPQCGIEDFIWRAKHRLSKISDTTLH from the coding sequence GCAGACCTTGTTATGCTGCCGTTGACATTTTGCCTGGCTATATGGCTGCGTCACGACGGACTTAGTAGTTGGTTGTTACATCAATACGGTCTGTTGATAGTGATGGCGCCTTTAATATCTATCCCTATTTTCATCAAGTTGGGGCTGTATCGTGCCGTTGTTCGTTTCATAGATCACAAGATTGTATATGTCGTAGTGCTTGGCGTAACACTGTCAGTAATTACTTTGGGGGCACTTGGAACATTTACACAGACGGCAGGTTATTCTCGTGCAGTTTTTGGTATCTATTGGGTCAGTGCGATCTTGTATGTGGCCGCAAGCCGTTTTTTGGCAAGAGGATATTTGCTGCGGATCAGTGGCGCTACTGGCGCCGTGCCAGTAGTAATTTATGGCGCAGGTCAGGCTGGTTCGCAACTTGCAAGTGCGCTCCGCGTCGGGAACGAATATTTACCGGTAGCATTTGTAGATGATAAAAAAGAATTGCACAGGGCAACTATTGCCGGAATAAAAGTTTTCTCGGCAAATGATTTGCCAGGCTTGATCGCGCGATACAACCTTAAAGAGGTGTTGTTGGCGATGCCCTCCGTCAGCAAGTTGCAGCAGAAACATATTCTTGATCAGCTTGAGCCTCTCAAAGTTAAAATTAAAGTAACTCCGCCAATCAAGAGTTTGATCAACGGTGAATTGCGTGTTCAGGATATTCGTGAGGTCGAGATAGAGGATTTGCTGGGGCGGGATCCAGTGGAGCCCAATCCGGAATTAATTTCTGCCTGTATCGTAAATAAATCGGTCTTGGTCACTGGCGCAGGGGGTTCAATTGGTTCCGAGTTGTGCCGCCAAATTATTCGGCAGCGGCCATCTCGACTGATTTTGCTTGAAATGTCTGAGTTTGGTCTGTATGCAATTGAGCAGGAACTGAGCGAGTTGCAACGAAGCCTTGGTCTAAGCATTGAATTGTTACCGTTCCTTGGTTCAGTGCTAGAAACGGAAAAATGTACGCGCATCATGCGTACGTTTTCGGTAGAAACCGTGTACCACGCAGCCGCTTATAAGCATGTACCATTAGTTGAGCACAATCCGATTGAAGGCATCCGGAATAATGTGTTTGGTACACTGAGCGTAGCTAAGGCAGCCTTGCAAGCTGGTGTTAAATCCTTCGTATTAATTTCCACCGACAAAGCAGTTCGCCCAACCAACGTGATGGGCTCGACTAAGCGTTTTGCCGAGCTGATATTGCAAGCGTTCTCCCGCGTGCAAGTCAAAGGCGCATCAAAAACGCGGTTCTGCATGGTCCGTTTTGGTAACGTACTCGGGTCGTCCGGTTCGGTGGTGCCGTTGTTCCGCAAACAGATTATGGCAGGCGGCCCTATTACTCTTACTCACCCGGAAATCACGCGTTATTTCATGACCATACCGGAAGCAGCTCAGTTGGTGCTGCAGGCTGGGGCAATGGGGCAGGGAGGCGATGTATTCGTGTTGGACATGGGCGATCCCGTAAAGATCATCGACCTGGCAACAAGAATGGTGCATTTAAGCGGATTGGAAGTGCTATCGGATCTGTCGCCGGATGGCACGATTGAAATCAACCATGTGGGTTTGCGTCCGGGAGAAAAGCTGTATGAAGAGCTCTTAATTGGTGAAAATGTCGAAGGTACCGAACACCCTTTGATCATGCGCGCGCAGGAAGTCGAGATTCCTTGGGCGATCCTTGAGGATTTACTCAGCAAACTGGATGATTCATGTAACAGATTTGCTTATGAAGAGGTGCGTGAGTTATTGCTACGCACGGTCGCCGAATATTCGCCGCAATGTGGAATTGAAGATTTCATATGGCGCGCAAAGCATCGCTTATCAAAGATAAGTGATACAACATTGCATTAA